In one window of Bombus fervidus isolate BK054 chromosome 4, iyBomFerv1, whole genome shotgun sequence DNA:
- the LOC139986376 gene encoding tRNA (32-2'-O)-methyltransferase regulator THADA isoform X1 translates to MCTKNMELNYVIKELQTCAEDTAIFRKLINFASSYKESWNDEHLKQWQPVYIHIIGAFASNTEIKRERTLLASHTFFALLSMQSNLVFLKETFTNLLSSKHNEVYIFNKKYNTVESGLFKLICAYGYLQVNCSKIYSNDICFLIFDVIFEHCVRYTKHSYFAYKILYMWLQRTINTTFWSTYSEVEQRLESIIFSNWCNAINDISKQNSALIFNMYLKIMENKYNGYLEYLFKHCVNTISWQNELKYDILAEICEVLDKIKIITSRDFLFSLCTSLTKYYLRSAGTKVYLAIVKKLSENEWKEAFGHIMNYLFHHWESSENENHNALQLLYKHWLEPVVKKYRNLLPYLWNLITDIREHFLRSHLQKLACEMHIDLPQQAGIECYINHNKEIIRLNGFAINCYQITRLYNENRDQFFTIQHFLWHNANSTTVYMRDGIVKYFKIFYTNVLKMCDNNSNSIQDVYYITHWLHEFFLDCFEIGSCYQRKILGLNLYRTILSFTNGFVTNKSNVENVLCISLLEKHLIITGNWKFTNRRSLFILLRLVLDSALDVKQLAASIILNYFNKDILSHVEKQILFHTALKNCNSSKFYEIESGAALMSILVKWLPLNILRDHMDYSDQLKYSNFLFNEATNQLIQMKEDVLKAIVQNKPFYGVMTALLNIAFQNGQESSNISLEFIEKILYLLEDATDFFLYIFSSKSKNTGTFYSISLKSKIYLALDEIVTEFVEYSSSFAEMGLAINEAIKNSKIDNINFDDLSLTPAHQVLISCIWMSLKVSCEIACEIGTLMCSDDTVKRSANVIVTVLLRCRHKGVVEAAGTAIGKLTRCLCKETKYSNLPKTHILHILENNSMDTLNITRRGAGLSIMFHRIVVSDNRRDRPLLHFAVQKLLDLLDDVSDENLKSIEFQHDSPWARRLYFLRALVADKEINAQLAPYMERISLTCFKYLQSEIWTIRNASLQLFGSIVPRLIGQSYGNTLDFGNGYSINHFVTHYPLLADYAMKELHRFSFTFTRFSTALYLHSNIVHILILLSKFSCSACNLIDYSSQKYVSKVKYLLCMLIGNPIFYVRFLAAKAYAALTDFLQIQLELQKLKCDISSCQSVNLIHGYFLTMKFLKEKLSVEIESINVCSDVKRYVDRGLEKSPECLRFRKILQIWSNMSTGECSSQICYMIEMLFLQLKEFISDEISKEDIFIFNGNRFLLSSEKIKPGFFQFVDLSTKLYADYINRTNNVNIDILHKILYSPCIDQSISFLNHVSHSIPILKILLKRVLLNEYGCNELLLNAMINYILKTLKHWPLLDINELDITKIVEISFIEKLETVRYYNLWSLKCILIIFSRNEAMIDEVLSHTLKLSVHEEEHMRRIAVELMQFLVHRFAELTSKTKLSILHCCLILLKDEITEIREIIAENLRAHVLQTINTEYNALGHDELIYQRLLSEVMLEKLNFPTDNDMNLFFVKLFTHSIKYFDSNTAIENPFYHDDNPFYREESKFLNLCFYYMKRKEHSHDNYSTKDSMIECDNETHESKYQLQRECYFDDMNLETILNTKYVNYLLMKQKIVIQNYS, encoded by the exons ATGTGTACAAAAAATATGGAATTGAATTATGTAATCAAAGAGTTACAAACATGTGCAGAAGACACTGCTATTTTCAGA AAACTGATAAACTTTGCTTCATCATACAAAGAATCCTGGAATGATGAACATTTAAAACAATGGCAACcagtttatatacatattataggAGCTTTTGCTTcgaatacagaaataaaaagagagagaaccTTGTTGGCTTCCCATACATTTTTTGCTTTACTGTCAATGCAATCTAATTTAGTATTtctaaaagaaacttttacaaATCTTTTGAGCTCTAAACATAATGAAGTATACATCTtcaataaaaagtataatacCGTTGAATCCGGATTATTTAAACTGATTTGCGCTTATGGGTATTTACAAGTAAATTGcagtaaaatatattctaatgaTATTTGTTTTCTCATTTTCGATGTTATATTCGAGCATTGTGTAAGATATACTAAACATTCTTATTTtgcatacaaaatattatatatgtggTTGCAACGAACCATAAACACAACTTTTTGGAGTACATATTCGGAAGTAGAACAGAGACTTGAATCAATTATCTTTTCAAATTGGTGTAATGCTATCAATGACATAAGTAAGCAAAATTCAGCACTTATTTTTAACATGTACCTGAAAATCAtggaaaacaaatataatgGATATTTGGAGTATCTGTTTAAGCATTGTGTCAATACAATTTCTTGGCAGAACgaattaaaatatgatatacTTGCGGAAATTTGCGAAGTTTTGGacaaaatcaaaattattacatctcgtgactttttattttctttatgtaCTAgcttaacaaaatattatttgcgtTCTGCTGGTACAAAAGTTTATCTTGctattgtaaaaaaattaagcGAAAATGAATGGAAAGAAGCCTTTGGACATATAATGAACTACCTCTTTCACCATTGGGAATCGTCAGAGAA TGAAAATCATAATGCTCTTCAGTTACTCTACAAACATTGGCTTGAACCAGTTgttaaaaaatacagaaatcttTTACCTTATTTATGGAATTTAATCACAGATATAAGAGAACATTTTTTACGTTCACATCTCCAAAAATTGGCTTGTGAAATGCACATTGATCTTCCACAACAAGCAGggatagaatgttatataaatcATAATAAAGAAATCATAAGATTGAATGGATTTGCCATAAATTGTTATCAAATAACTAGATTATACAATGAAAATAGAGATCAGTTTTTTACAATACAACATTTTTTATGGCACAATGCAAATAGTACAACAGTGTACATGAGAGATGGGattgtcaaatattttaaaatattttatactaacGTTCTAAAAATGTGTGATAATAATTCAAACAGTATACAAGATGTGTATTATATTACACATTGGTTGCATGAATTCTTTTTGGATTGTTTTGAAATTGGTTCTTgttatcaaagaaaaattctaggcttaaatttatatagaacCATACTTTCATTTACCAATGGCTTTGTCACAAATAAGTCCAATGTCGAAAATGTTTTGTGCATTTCATTGCTggaaaaacatttaataataactGGAAACTGGAAATTCACGAACAGAAGAagtttatttatcttattaagACTTGTACTAGATTCTGCACTTGATGTCAAGCAATTAGCTGCTTctattattcttaattatttcaataaagatATTTTGTCTCATGTAGAAAAGCAG ATATTATTTCACACGgcattgaaaaattgtaattcttCTAAATTCTATGAAATTGAAAGTGGTGCGGCTCTTATGTCAATTTTAGTAAAATGGTTgcctttgaatattttacgagATCATATGGATTATAGTGATCAgttgaaatattcgaatttcttGTTTAATGAAGCTACGAATCAGTTAATACAAATGAAAGAAGATGTACTAAAGGCAATTGTTCAAAATAAACCATTTTATGGTGTGATGACtgctttattaaatattgctTTTCAAAATGGTCAAGAAAGTTCTAATATATCTTtagaatttattgaaaaaatattgtatctaTTGGAAGATGCTAcagatttttttctatatatattttcttcaaaatccaAAAATACAGGtacattttattcaatttcattgAAGTCTAAAATATATCTTGCCTTAGATGAAATTGTAACTGAATTTGTAGAATATTCGTCGTCGTTCGCAGAAATGGGATTAGCGATTAACGAAGCTATTAAAAATAGTAAGATAGACAACATTAATTTCGATGATTTAAGTTTAACTCCTGCACATCAGGTACTCATCTCTTGCATTTGGATGTCTTTAAAG GTCTCCTGTGAAATAGCTTGTGAAATAGGTACATTAATGTGTTCCGACGATACAGTTAAACGTTCCGCAAATGTTATCGTTACTGTATTACTCAGATGTAGACACAAAGGTGTAGTGGAAGCAGCGGGTACAGCAATTGGAAAATTAACGAG ATGTTTGTGCAAAGAAACTAAGTATTCTAATTTGCCAAAAACACATATATTGcatatattagaaaataattctatGGATACTTTAAACATTACCAGAAGAGGTGCTGGATTATCAATTATGTTTCATAGAATTGTCGTTAGCGATAATCGACGAGATAGACCTCTTTTGCATTTTGcagtacaaaaattattagacCTGTTGGACGATGTTTCTGATGAGAATTTGAAGAGCATAGAATTTCAACACGATTCTCCATGGGCAAGacgtttatattttctacggGCTTTAGTAGCtgataaagaaataaacgcACAGTTAGCTCCATACATGGAAAGAATTTCACTaacttgttttaaatatttgcaatcaGAAATATGGACTATCAGAAATGCAAGTCTACAATTATTTGGTTCGATAGTTCCAAGATTAATAGGCCAAAGTTATGGGAATACCTTAGATTTTGGAAATGGTTATTCCATTAATCATTTTGTTACGCATTATCCACTACTTGCAGACTATGCCATGAAAGAATTACATAGGTTTTCATTTACCTTTACAAGGTTCTCTACTGCTCTATATTTACATTCGAATATCGTTCATATTCTTATACTcctttcgaaattttcatGTAGTGCTTGCAACTTAATTGATTATTCCTCgcaaaaatatgtatcaaAAGTAAAATACTTACTTTGTATGCTGATTGGAAATCCTATTTTCTATGTTAGATTCTTAGCTGCAAAAGCATATGCAGCATTAACAGACTTTTTACAAATTCAACTCGAGCTTCAGAAATTAAAATGCGATATTTCTTCATGCCAGAGTGTTAATTTAATCCATGGCTATTTTTTAACTATGAAATTtctcaaagaaaaattatccgttgaaattgaaagtataaatGTGTGTTCGGATGTTAAGCGATACGTTGATCGTGGATTAGAAAAATCTCCAGAATGTCTGcgatttcgaaaaatattacaaatttggAGTAATATGTCGACAGGAGAATGTAGCTCACAAATATGTTACATGATTGAAATGCTATTTTTACAactaaaagaatttatttccgATGAGATATCTAAAGAagacatatttatttttaacggaAACAGATTTTTACTTTCTTCCGAGAAAATAAAACCAGGATTTTTCCAATTTGTAGACCTTTCTACAAAGTTATATGCTGACTATATAAACCGTACTAATAAcgttaatattgatattttgcataaaattttGTACTCCCCTTGTATCGATCAAagtatttctttcttaaatcacgtgtcacatagtatcccaattttgaaaattttactcAAACGTGTATTGCTAAATGAATACGGATGTAATGAACTACTTTTAAATGCAatgataaattacattttgaaaACTTTGAAGCATTGGCCGCTATTAGATATAAATGAATTAGATATTACGAAAATAGtagaaatttcgtttattgaaaaattagaaactgtaagatattataatttatggaGTTTAAAAtgcatattaataattttttctcgAAACGAGGCAATGATAGACGAAGTACTATCCCATACACTCAAATTAAGTGTTCATGAAGAAGAACACATGAGACGAATCGCAGTTGAACTTATGCAATTCTTAGTTCATCGATTTGCAGAATTAACAAGCAAAACTAAATTAAGTATTTTACATTGCTGTTTAATTCTGCTGAAAGATGAAATTACAGAGATACGCGAAATTATTGCGGAAAATTTAAGGGCGCATGTTCTACAGACAATTAATACTGAATATAATGCTTTAGGGCATGATGAACTTATATATCAAAGACTATTATCCGAAGTAATGctcgaaaaattaaattttcctacggataacgatatgaatctatttttcgtaaaattgttCACACACAGTATTAAGTATTTTGATAGCAACACGGCTATTGAAAATCCTTTCTACCATGATGATAATCCTTTTTATAGAGAAGAGTCGAAGTTTCTAAATCTTTGTTTCTATTACATGAAACGAAAGGAGCACAGCCATGATAACTACTCTACAAAAGATAGTATGATAGAATGCGATAATGAAACTCATGAATCGAAATATCAACTGCAACGAGAATGTTATTTCGATGATATGAATTTAGaaactattttaaatactaagtatgtaaattatttattaatgaaacaaaaaattgtaatacagaattatagctaa
- the LOC139986376 gene encoding tRNA (32-2'-O)-methyltransferase regulator THADA isoform X2, which produces MCTKNMELNYVIKELQTCAEDTAIFRKLINFASSYKESWNDEHLKQWQPVYIHIIGAFASNTEIKRERTLLASHTFFALLSMQSNLVFLKETFTNLLSSKHNEVYIFNKKYNTVESGLFKLICAYGYLQVNCSKIYSNDICFLIFDVIFEHCVRYTKHSYFAYKILYMWLQRTINTTFWSTYSEVEQRLESIIFSNWCNAINDISKQNSALIFNMYLKIMENKYNGYLEYLFKHCVNTISWQNELKYDILAEICEVLDKIKIITSRDFLFSLCTSLTKYYLRSAGTKVYLAIVKKLSENEWKEAFGHIMNYLFHHWESSENENHNALQLLYKHWLEPVVKKYRNLLPYLWNLITDIREHFLRSHLQKLACEMHIDLPQQAGIECYINHNKEIIRLNGFAINCYQITRLYNENRDQFFTIQHFLWHNANSTTVYMRDGIVKYFKIFYTNVLKMCDNNSNSIQDVYYITHWLHEFFLDCFEIGSCYQRKILGLNLYRTILSFTNGFVTNKSNVENVLCISLLEKHLIITGNWKFTNRRSLFILLRLVLDSALDVKQLAASIILNYFNKDILSHVEKQILFHTALKNCNSSKFYEIESGAALMSILVKWLPLNILRDHMDYSDQLKYSNFLFNEATNQLIQMKEDVLKAIVQNKPFYGVMTALLNIAFQNGQESSNISLEFIEKILYLLEDATDFFLYIFSSKSKNTEYSSSFAEMGLAINEAIKNSKIDNINFDDLSLTPAHQVLISCIWMSLKVSCEIACEIGTLMCSDDTVKRSANVIVTVLLRCRHKGVVEAAGTAIGKLTRCLCKETKYSNLPKTHILHILENNSMDTLNITRRGAGLSIMFHRIVVSDNRRDRPLLHFAVQKLLDLLDDVSDENLKSIEFQHDSPWARRLYFLRALVADKEINAQLAPYMERISLTCFKYLQSEIWTIRNASLQLFGSIVPRLIGQSYGNTLDFGNGYSINHFVTHYPLLADYAMKELHRFSFTFTRFSTALYLHSNIVHILILLSKFSCSACNLIDYSSQKYVSKVKYLLCMLIGNPIFYVRFLAAKAYAALTDFLQIQLELQKLKCDISSCQSVNLIHGYFLTMKFLKEKLSVEIESINVCSDVKRYVDRGLEKSPECLRFRKILQIWSNMSTGECSSQICYMIEMLFLQLKEFISDEISKEDIFIFNGNRFLLSSEKIKPGFFQFVDLSTKLYADYINRTNNVNIDILHKILYSPCIDQSISFLNHVSHSIPILKILLKRVLLNEYGCNELLLNAMINYILKTLKHWPLLDINELDITKIVEISFIEKLETVRYYNLWSLKCILIIFSRNEAMIDEVLSHTLKLSVHEEEHMRRIAVELMQFLVHRFAELTSKTKLSILHCCLILLKDEITEIREIIAENLRAHVLQTINTEYNALGHDELIYQRLLSEVMLEKLNFPTDNDMNLFFVKLFTHSIKYFDSNTAIENPFYHDDNPFYREESKFLNLCFYYMKRKEHSHDNYSTKDSMIECDNETHESKYQLQRECYFDDMNLETILNTKYVNYLLMKQKIVIQNYS; this is translated from the exons ATGTGTACAAAAAATATGGAATTGAATTATGTAATCAAAGAGTTACAAACATGTGCAGAAGACACTGCTATTTTCAGA AAACTGATAAACTTTGCTTCATCATACAAAGAATCCTGGAATGATGAACATTTAAAACAATGGCAACcagtttatatacatattataggAGCTTTTGCTTcgaatacagaaataaaaagagagagaaccTTGTTGGCTTCCCATACATTTTTTGCTTTACTGTCAATGCAATCTAATTTAGTATTtctaaaagaaacttttacaaATCTTTTGAGCTCTAAACATAATGAAGTATACATCTtcaataaaaagtataatacCGTTGAATCCGGATTATTTAAACTGATTTGCGCTTATGGGTATTTACAAGTAAATTGcagtaaaatatattctaatgaTATTTGTTTTCTCATTTTCGATGTTATATTCGAGCATTGTGTAAGATATACTAAACATTCTTATTTtgcatacaaaatattatatatgtggTTGCAACGAACCATAAACACAACTTTTTGGAGTACATATTCGGAAGTAGAACAGAGACTTGAATCAATTATCTTTTCAAATTGGTGTAATGCTATCAATGACATAAGTAAGCAAAATTCAGCACTTATTTTTAACATGTACCTGAAAATCAtggaaaacaaatataatgGATATTTGGAGTATCTGTTTAAGCATTGTGTCAATACAATTTCTTGGCAGAACgaattaaaatatgatatacTTGCGGAAATTTGCGAAGTTTTGGacaaaatcaaaattattacatctcgtgactttttattttctttatgtaCTAgcttaacaaaatattatttgcgtTCTGCTGGTACAAAAGTTTATCTTGctattgtaaaaaaattaagcGAAAATGAATGGAAAGAAGCCTTTGGACATATAATGAACTACCTCTTTCACCATTGGGAATCGTCAGAGAA TGAAAATCATAATGCTCTTCAGTTACTCTACAAACATTGGCTTGAACCAGTTgttaaaaaatacagaaatcttTTACCTTATTTATGGAATTTAATCACAGATATAAGAGAACATTTTTTACGTTCACATCTCCAAAAATTGGCTTGTGAAATGCACATTGATCTTCCACAACAAGCAGggatagaatgttatataaatcATAATAAAGAAATCATAAGATTGAATGGATTTGCCATAAATTGTTATCAAATAACTAGATTATACAATGAAAATAGAGATCAGTTTTTTACAATACAACATTTTTTATGGCACAATGCAAATAGTACAACAGTGTACATGAGAGATGGGattgtcaaatattttaaaatattttatactaacGTTCTAAAAATGTGTGATAATAATTCAAACAGTATACAAGATGTGTATTATATTACACATTGGTTGCATGAATTCTTTTTGGATTGTTTTGAAATTGGTTCTTgttatcaaagaaaaattctaggcttaaatttatatagaacCATACTTTCATTTACCAATGGCTTTGTCACAAATAAGTCCAATGTCGAAAATGTTTTGTGCATTTCATTGCTggaaaaacatttaataataactGGAAACTGGAAATTCACGAACAGAAGAagtttatttatcttattaagACTTGTACTAGATTCTGCACTTGATGTCAAGCAATTAGCTGCTTctattattcttaattatttcaataaagatATTTTGTCTCATGTAGAAAAGCAG ATATTATTTCACACGgcattgaaaaattgtaattcttCTAAATTCTATGAAATTGAAAGTGGTGCGGCTCTTATGTCAATTTTAGTAAAATGGTTgcctttgaatattttacgagATCATATGGATTATAGTGATCAgttgaaatattcgaatttcttGTTTAATGAAGCTACGAATCAGTTAATACAAATGAAAGAAGATGTACTAAAGGCAATTGTTCAAAATAAACCATTTTATGGTGTGATGACtgctttattaaatattgctTTTCAAAATGGTCAAGAAAGTTCTAATATATCTTtagaatttattgaaaaaatattgtatctaTTGGAAGATGCTAcagatttttttctatatatattttcttcaaaatccaAAAATACAG AATATTCGTCGTCGTTCGCAGAAATGGGATTAGCGATTAACGAAGCTATTAAAAATAGTAAGATAGACAACATTAATTTCGATGATTTAAGTTTAACTCCTGCACATCAGGTACTCATCTCTTGCATTTGGATGTCTTTAAAG GTCTCCTGTGAAATAGCTTGTGAAATAGGTACATTAATGTGTTCCGACGATACAGTTAAACGTTCCGCAAATGTTATCGTTACTGTATTACTCAGATGTAGACACAAAGGTGTAGTGGAAGCAGCGGGTACAGCAATTGGAAAATTAACGAG ATGTTTGTGCAAAGAAACTAAGTATTCTAATTTGCCAAAAACACATATATTGcatatattagaaaataattctatGGATACTTTAAACATTACCAGAAGAGGTGCTGGATTATCAATTATGTTTCATAGAATTGTCGTTAGCGATAATCGACGAGATAGACCTCTTTTGCATTTTGcagtacaaaaattattagacCTGTTGGACGATGTTTCTGATGAGAATTTGAAGAGCATAGAATTTCAACACGATTCTCCATGGGCAAGacgtttatattttctacggGCTTTAGTAGCtgataaagaaataaacgcACAGTTAGCTCCATACATGGAAAGAATTTCACTaacttgttttaaatatttgcaatcaGAAATATGGACTATCAGAAATGCAAGTCTACAATTATTTGGTTCGATAGTTCCAAGATTAATAGGCCAAAGTTATGGGAATACCTTAGATTTTGGAAATGGTTATTCCATTAATCATTTTGTTACGCATTATCCACTACTTGCAGACTATGCCATGAAAGAATTACATAGGTTTTCATTTACCTTTACAAGGTTCTCTACTGCTCTATATTTACATTCGAATATCGTTCATATTCTTATACTcctttcgaaattttcatGTAGTGCTTGCAACTTAATTGATTATTCCTCgcaaaaatatgtatcaaAAGTAAAATACTTACTTTGTATGCTGATTGGAAATCCTATTTTCTATGTTAGATTCTTAGCTGCAAAAGCATATGCAGCATTAACAGACTTTTTACAAATTCAACTCGAGCTTCAGAAATTAAAATGCGATATTTCTTCATGCCAGAGTGTTAATTTAATCCATGGCTATTTTTTAACTATGAAATTtctcaaagaaaaattatccgttgaaattgaaagtataaatGTGTGTTCGGATGTTAAGCGATACGTTGATCGTGGATTAGAAAAATCTCCAGAATGTCTGcgatttcgaaaaatattacaaatttggAGTAATATGTCGACAGGAGAATGTAGCTCACAAATATGTTACATGATTGAAATGCTATTTTTACAactaaaagaatttatttccgATGAGATATCTAAAGAagacatatttatttttaacggaAACAGATTTTTACTTTCTTCCGAGAAAATAAAACCAGGATTTTTCCAATTTGTAGACCTTTCTACAAAGTTATATGCTGACTATATAAACCGTACTAATAAcgttaatattgatattttgcataaaattttGTACTCCCCTTGTATCGATCAAagtatttctttcttaaatcacgtgtcacatagtatcccaattttgaaaattttactcAAACGTGTATTGCTAAATGAATACGGATGTAATGAACTACTTTTAAATGCAatgataaattacattttgaaaACTTTGAAGCATTGGCCGCTATTAGATATAAATGAATTAGATATTACGAAAATAGtagaaatttcgtttattgaaaaattagaaactgtaagatattataatttatggaGTTTAAAAtgcatattaataattttttctcgAAACGAGGCAATGATAGACGAAGTACTATCCCATACACTCAAATTAAGTGTTCATGAAGAAGAACACATGAGACGAATCGCAGTTGAACTTATGCAATTCTTAGTTCATCGATTTGCAGAATTAACAAGCAAAACTAAATTAAGTATTTTACATTGCTGTTTAATTCTGCTGAAAGATGAAATTACAGAGATACGCGAAATTATTGCGGAAAATTTAAGGGCGCATGTTCTACAGACAATTAATACTGAATATAATGCTTTAGGGCATGATGAACTTATATATCAAAGACTATTATCCGAAGTAATGctcgaaaaattaaattttcctacggataacgatatgaatctatttttcgtaaaattgttCACACACAGTATTAAGTATTTTGATAGCAACACGGCTATTGAAAATCCTTTCTACCATGATGATAATCCTTTTTATAGAGAAGAGTCGAAGTTTCTAAATCTTTGTTTCTATTACATGAAACGAAAGGAGCACAGCCATGATAACTACTCTACAAAAGATAGTATGATAGAATGCGATAATGAAACTCATGAATCGAAATATCAACTGCAACGAGAATGTTATTTCGATGATATGAATTTAGaaactattttaaatactaagtatgtaaattatttattaatgaaacaaaaaattgtaatacagaattatagctaa